The Rhodospirillales bacterium genome has a window encoding:
- a CDS encoding DUF3365 domain-containing protein gives MGAQDAARVREERKAAGEDILENSRLTALPRKSNPVFRYMKAIPTAELCLACHGTEIDPAVSTTLKKHYPLDQATGFQAGDIRGAFYHQTTELTVWPQNVLASCCFLTWASQLAPRPARSVCNAVREGRCALRVFAGWYGLWGR, from the coding sequence TTGGGAGCGCAAGACGCTGCTCGTGTTCGAGAAGAAAGAAAGGCAGCCGGTGAAGACATCCTTGAAAACTCGAGACTTACGGCTTTGCCGAGGAAGAGCAATCCTGTGTTCCGCTACATGAAGGCAATTCCGACCGCCGAGCTTTGCCTCGCCTGCCACGGGACGGAGATAGATCCTGCGGTATCGACGACGCTGAAGAAACACTATCCGCTCGATCAGGCGACCGGCTTCCAGGCAGGAGACATTCGTGGCGCGTTCTACCATCAGACAACCGAACTGACTGTCTGGCCTCAGAACGTCTTGGCTTCCTGTTGCTTTCTGACTTGGGCTTCCCAGCTGGCTCCACGTCCGGCACGGTCGGTCTGCAACGCAGTTCGCGAGGGGCGATGCGCGCTCCGGGTGTTCGCGGGGTGGTACGGGTTGTGGGGGCGGTGA
- a CDS encoding IS21 family transposase, giving the protein MPGKPVTDQQVRAYMQDRHRHSRRVAARAGFSERTARRIEADPRLPSQRQPRRGRTVADPLEAVWAAVLLPILQRDPAVQAVTLLRHLQLTDPDGFPDDRVRRTLERRVRDWRARARQDVIFRQTPEPGRMALSDFTAAAELGITIAGAPFPHRLYHFVLAYSGWEHAAVVLGGESFTALAENLQNALWTLGGVPCEHRTDSLSAAYRNLDAEAAKDVTRRYDGLCTHYGLLASRCNPGEPHENGSVEAHNRHLKAALDQALILRGGRDFDDIAGWRRFVDQVVGRRNRRRDDAVRVEAAALQPLPARRTTDFTETVVRVTRTGGFLVHSVFYSAPSHLIGQRLRVHIHDDRIEAFLGATPVVSHPRRRGRADGARVHQVDYRHVIGALCRKPQALAGSVYRDSLFPRTEYAPRGSALAAALPQRDACRRMVDLLWLAHGEACEAELARLIAEDLAAGRLPEAATLQPRLRPRQRSLPADVPVALTPLASFDALLDTPALPQAGTLPDAILAEAHPW; this is encoded by the coding sequence ATGCCGGGCAAACCCGTCACCGACCAGCAAGTGAGAGCCTACATGCAGGACCGACATCGTCACAGCCGGCGCGTCGCCGCCCGGGCCGGGTTCAGCGAGCGCACCGCGCGCCGGATCGAGGCCGATCCCCGCCTGCCGTCCCAGCGCCAGCCGCGGCGCGGGCGCACCGTTGCCGATCCGCTCGAGGCGGTGTGGGCGGCGGTACTGCTGCCGATCCTCCAGCGCGATCCGGCCGTGCAGGCGGTGACGCTGCTGCGTCATCTGCAACTGACCGATCCCGACGGCTTCCCCGACGACCGCGTCCGCCGGACGCTGGAACGGCGGGTGCGCGACTGGCGCGCGCGAGCGCGCCAGGACGTGATCTTCCGCCAGACGCCCGAGCCGGGCCGCATGGCGCTGTCGGACTTCACCGCTGCCGCCGAACTCGGCATCACCATCGCCGGCGCGCCGTTCCCGCACCGCCTCTACCACTTCGTCCTGGCCTACAGCGGCTGGGAGCACGCCGCCGTCGTCCTCGGCGGCGAGAGCTTCACCGCCCTGGCCGAGAACCTCCAGAACGCCCTCTGGACCCTCGGCGGCGTGCCCTGCGAGCACCGCACCGACAGCCTGTCGGCGGCCTACCGCAACCTCGACGCCGAGGCGGCGAAGGACGTCACGCGGCGCTACGACGGCCTCTGCACCCACTACGGCCTGCTCGCCAGCCGCTGCAATCCGGGCGAGCCGCACGAGAACGGATCGGTGGAGGCCCACAACCGCCACCTCAAGGCCGCGCTCGACCAGGCGCTGATCCTGCGCGGCGGGCGCGACTTCGACGACATCGCCGGCTGGCGGCGCTTCGTCGACCAGGTGGTCGGCCGCCGCAACCGGCGCAGGGACGACGCCGTCCGGGTCGAGGCCGCCGCCCTGCAGCCGCTGCCCGCCCGCCGCACCACCGACTTCACCGAGACCGTCGTGCGCGTCACCCGCACCGGCGGCTTCCTGGTGCACAGCGTCTTCTACAGCGCGCCCTCGCACCTGATCGGCCAGCGCCTGCGCGTGCACATCCATGACGACCGGATCGAGGCGTTCCTCGGCGCCACCCCGGTCGTCAGCCATCCCCGCCGGCGCGGCCGGGCCGACGGCGCCCGGGTGCATCAGGTCGACTACCGCCACGTCATCGGCGCCCTCTGCCGCAAGCCCCAGGCGCTGGCCGGCTCGGTCTATCGCGACAGCCTGTTCCCGCGCACCGAATACGCGCCGCGCGGGAGCGCCCTGGCGGCGGCGCTGCCCCAGCGCGACGCCTGCCGGCGCATGGTCGACCTGCTGTGGCTCGCCCATGGCGAAGCCTGCGAGGCCGAACTCGCCCGGCTGATCGCCGAAGACCTCGCCGCCGGACGCCTGCCCGAGGCCGCAACCCTCCAGCCCCGCCTCCGGCCGCGGCAACGGTCGCTGCCGGCCGACGTGCCGGTGGCGCTCACCCCCCTCGCCAGCTTCGACGCCCTGCTGGACACCCCCGCCCTGCCACAGGCCGGCACCCTGCCGGACGCCATCCTGGCGGAGGCCCACCCATGGTGA
- a CDS encoding ATP-binding protein — translation MVTPATPRPATPHVDVHALPTLLTALRLPSIHRHWPALAEAPTRRGWPAARFLAALAELELAQRETRRIHRHLAEAQLPAGKTLATFDFKAAPGLPRARVEALAAGDWIETGANLIAIGNSGAGKTHLLCAVGHALVEAGRRVLYTRTTDLVQKLQAARRDLALEAALARLDRFDLIILDDISYARKDQAETSVLFELIARRYETRSLAIAANQPFSAWDRVFPDHAVTVAAIDRLVHHATILEMNSDSYRRRAAADRNPPPRSIAARHPPTTSPTTTIIPLATTPPRRTSSPERTFPAARTGQPGCRAPHIKVDALQISPQTAAGGTRPGAA, via the coding sequence ATGGTGACGCCCGCCACCCCGCGCCCGGCCACCCCGCACGTCGACGTCCACGCGCTGCCCACCCTGCTGACCGCGCTGCGCCTGCCCAGCATCCATCGCCACTGGCCCGCCCTGGCCGAGGCGCCGACAAGGAGGGGCTGGCCCGCGGCCCGCTTCCTGGCGGCCCTCGCCGAACTGGAACTCGCCCAGCGCGAGACCCGGCGCATCCACCGACATCTCGCCGAGGCCCAGCTGCCCGCCGGCAAGACCCTGGCCACCTTCGACTTCAAGGCGGCGCCAGGCCTCCCGCGCGCCCGCGTCGAGGCCCTCGCCGCCGGCGACTGGATCGAGACCGGCGCCAACCTGATCGCCATCGGCAACAGCGGCGCCGGCAAGACCCACCTGCTCTGCGCCGTCGGCCACGCCCTCGTCGAGGCAGGCCGCCGCGTCCTCTACACCCGCACCACCGATCTCGTGCAGAAGCTGCAGGCCGCCCGCCGTGACCTCGCCCTCGAAGCTGCGCTGGCAAGGCTCGACCGCTTCGATCTGATCATCCTCGACGACATCAGCTACGCCCGGAAGGACCAGGCCGAGACCTCCGTCCTCTTTGAACTCATCGCCCGCCGCTACGAAACCCGCAGCCTCGCCATCGCCGCCAACCAGCCCTTCAGCGCCTGGGACCGCGTCTTCCCAGACCACGCCGTCACCGTCGCCGCCATCGACAGGCTGGTCCATCACGCCACCATCCTCGAGATGAACTCCGACAGCTATCGACGCCGCGCCGCCGCCGACCGGAATCCACCGCCGAGATCAATAGCAGCGCGACACCCACCGACAACCTCGCCGACAACCACCATCATCCCGTTGGCAACAACCCCGCCAAGGAGGACGTCATCGCCTGAACGAACCTTCCCAGCAGCAAGGACCGGCCAACCTGGCTGTCGCGCACCGCACATTAAGGTTGACGCTCTACAGATCTCCCCTCAAACAGCTGCCGGCGGGACGCGCCCAGGTGCCGCGTGA
- a CDS encoding transposase translates to MRKIRDVLRLHAAGLSKRRIAASLTIGATAAGAYLRRARRAGLTWPLPEGLSDEDLERLVFPPPPIVAEDHRSLPDWPALHRELRKRGVTLSLLWRNTGLSIRTAMDTAVLRPLPRLEGQAVADHAPGPCRRRQDVRRLCRHHGGVVDGLTGEVRAAQVFVATLGRRAYTYAEATWTQGLADWIGSHTRAFAFFGGVPAQVVPDNLRSGVAKACLYDPEINRTYADMAAHHDTAVVPPGRASPAIKPRWRSASGGRAVGSGAVAQSPLFGLAELRPGHRRAAGRPERAHHAAPGRVPPAAV, encoded by the coding sequence ATGCGCAAGATCCGCGACGTTCTGCGGCTGCATGCCGCTGGCCTGTCGAAGCGGCGGATTGCCGCCAGCCTGACCATCGGTGCCACTGCGGCGGGGGCGTATCTGCGCCGCGCCCGCCGCGCCGGCCTGACGTGGCCGCTGCCCGAGGGTCTTTCGGACGAGGATCTGGAGCGGTTGGTGTTCCCGCCGCCGCCGATCGTCGCCGAGGACCACCGGTCGCTCCCTGACTGGCCGGCGCTGCATCGCGAGCTGCGCAAGCGCGGGGTGACCCTGTCGCTGCTGTGGAGGAATACCGGGCTATCCATCCGGACGGCTATGGATACAGCGGTTCTGCGACCTCTACCGCGCCTGGAAGGGCAAGCTGTCGCCGACCATGCGCCAGGCCCATGTCGCCGGCGACAAGATGTTCGTCGACTATGCCGGCACCACGGTGGAGTCGTCGACGGTCTCACCGGCGAGGTTCGCGCGGCACAGGTGTTCGTCGCCACGCTGGGGCGTCGAGCCTACACCTACGCCGAGGCCACCTGGACACAGGGCTTGGCCGACTGGATCGGCTCGCACACCCGCGCCTTCGCGTTCTTCGGCGGCGTGCCGGCCCAGGTGGTGCCGGACAATCTCCGCTCGGGCGTCGCCAAGGCCTGTCTGTACGATCCCGAGATCAACCGCACCTATGCCGACATGGCGGCGCACCACGACACCGCCGTTGTTCCGCCCGGCCGCGCAAGCCCCGCGATAAAGCCAAGGTGGAGGTCGGCGTCCGGTGGTCGAGCGGTGGGTTCTGGCGCGGTTGCGCAATCGCCGCTTTTTGGCCTCGCCGAGCTGAGACCGGGCCATCGCCGAGCTGCTGGACGACCTGAACGGGCGCATCACGCGGCACCTGGGCGCGTCCCGCCGGCAGCTGTTTGA
- a CDS encoding tyrosine-type recombinase/integrase produces MSKLTKRSIEALAPQAKDYIVWDRDVPGFGVRVMPSGRKSFVLQYRVGRRSRRMALGYSSVLTPEKARIAAIDHLAAIRDGIDPLAKREAGRDAVTVKDLAGRFDAEHIAVHLKVSTQKEYRRSLEKFILPFFGSRPIAEVSREDVARFHHKYRHVPYQANRCLEIVSKMFNLAELWGLRPNGSNPRKHIKKYREEKRERYLTAAELRRVGEVLREMESEGLELPSAIAAVILLILTGCRLNEIMTLKWEYVDLGAGVLKLPDSKTGAKVVYLGKPAIDTLRRLPRLEKNPWVIYGVKPGGRLTDLQPFWQRVRARAGLKDARIHDLRHTFASAAVAAGQGLPMIGKLLGHTQVQTTARYAHLAADPVKAAADQVSAVIAASIAGEDQSQPVVNE; encoded by the coding sequence ATGAGCAAGCTCACCAAACGCAGTATCGAGGCGCTGGCACCGCAGGCCAAGGACTATATCGTCTGGGACAGGGACGTCCCCGGTTTCGGCGTTCGGGTGATGCCGTCTGGCCGCAAGAGCTTCGTCCTGCAATATCGTGTCGGCCGAAGGTCGCGGCGGATGGCGTTGGGTTACTCCAGTGTGCTGACGCCGGAGAAGGCACGGATTGCGGCTATCGATCATCTCGCGGCCATACGTGATGGCATCGATCCGCTGGCCAAACGCGAGGCCGGGCGCGACGCGGTGACGGTGAAGGACCTCGCCGGCCGGTTCGATGCCGAACACATCGCGGTGCACCTGAAGGTCTCTACACAGAAGGAATACCGACGCAGCCTCGAGAAGTTCATCCTCCCCTTCTTCGGCAGTCGGCCGATCGCCGAGGTGAGCCGCGAGGACGTCGCCCGTTTCCACCACAAGTACCGTCACGTGCCTTACCAGGCCAACCGCTGCTTGGAGATCGTCTCCAAGATGTTCAATCTCGCCGAGCTGTGGGGCTTGCGGCCGAACGGCTCCAACCCGCGCAAGCACATCAAGAAGTACCGCGAAGAGAAGCGCGAGCGGTACCTGACCGCCGCCGAGCTGCGGCGCGTCGGCGAGGTGTTGCGGGAGATGGAGTCGGAAGGTCTGGAACTGCCGTCGGCGATCGCCGCGGTGATCCTGTTGATTCTCACAGGCTGCCGGCTCAACGAGATCATGACGCTGAAGTGGGAATACGTCGATTTGGGCGCCGGTGTCCTCAAATTGCCGGACTCGAAAACTGGCGCCAAGGTCGTCTATCTCGGAAAGCCAGCCATTGACACGCTGCGCAGGCTCCCTCGCCTCGAAAAGAACCCTTGGGTCATCTACGGCGTCAAGCCTGGCGGCCGGCTCACCGACCTGCAGCCGTTCTGGCAGCGAGTCCGCGCCCGCGCCGGTCTGAAGGACGCCCGCATCCACGACCTCCGCCACACCTTCGCTTCGGCCGCTGTTGCCGCCGGCCAGGGACTGCCGATGATCGGGAAGCTACTCGGCCACACCCAAGTGCAGACCACCGCCCGCTATGCTCACCTGGCGGCCGATCCCGTCAAGGCGGCAGCCGATCAGGTGTCGGCGGTGATCGCGGCGTCGATCGCTGGTGAAGATCAGAGCCAGCCGGTCGTCAACGAGTAA
- a CDS encoding type II toxin-antitoxin system prevent-host-death family antitoxin, giving the protein MVTVSLAQAKAHLSELLDKVEAGEEVVVTRRGRAVAHISPATRPKKQLRLQELAEFRATMPRLRRPSAELLREARNEGL; this is encoded by the coding sequence ATGGTCACGGTCAGTCTGGCGCAGGCGAAGGCGCACTTGAGCGAACTGCTCGACAAGGTGGAGGCCGGCGAGGAGGTTGTAGTCACCCGTCGCGGTCGTGCGGTCGCCCATATCTCGCCGGCAACCCGTCCCAAGAAGCAGCTGCGGCTCCAGGAACTGGCGGAATTTCGCGCTACGATGCCCAGGCTGCGGCGGCCCTCGGCCGAACTTCTGCGCGAGGCGCGGAATGAGGGACTGTGA
- a CDS encoding type II toxin-antitoxin system VapC family toxin, protein MHYFDTSFLVPLILPEATSEPIARFFQDLRAESMAVSHWTRVEFSSLLAREVRMGGLSAEAAREADAQFESMVEESLTVILPNSKDFDLAKAYLGRYETGLRAGDALHLAVARYHGAEAIFSLDKALLRAGQILDVQVSAGIGLPG, encoded by the coding sequence ATGCACTATTTCGACACTAGCTTTCTCGTTCCCCTCATCCTGCCCGAGGCGACCAGCGAGCCCATTGCTCGATTTTTCCAGGATCTGCGGGCAGAAAGCATGGCCGTGAGCCACTGGACGCGGGTCGAGTTTTCCTCGTTGCTCGCCCGTGAAGTCCGCATGGGTGGTTTGAGTGCGGAGGCCGCACGTGAGGCGGACGCGCAATTCGAGTCGATGGTTGAGGAATCCTTAACTGTCATCCTGCCGAACAGTAAAGACTTTGATCTCGCCAAGGCGTATCTCGGCCGCTATGAAACTGGCTTGAGAGCCGGTGACGCCCTGCATTTGGCGGTCGCCAGGTATCACGGAGCCGAGGCGATTTTCAGTTTGGACAAGGCTCTGTTGCGGGCAGGGCAGATACTAGACGTTCAGGTCAGTGCCGGGATCGGGTTGCCGGGATGA
- the dcm gene encoding DNA (cytosine-5-)-methyltransferase, translated as MTDCIIREKISRLRSGAAPRVLDLFSGCGGLSLGFGAAGFEIAAAVENNQTAAASYGANFHADNPLHAVARDITETTAGQLVRELKLGRTAEAFDVVIGGPPCQAFARVGRSKLREIEAHPEAFRHDPRAKLYAPYLGCVKSCRPVAILMENVPDVMNFGGHNVPEEVCEVLEDLDYVCAYTLLNAAFYGVPQTRERMFLIAYHRELAEAVRFPEPTHWIDLPSGYEGSRQVALKLLSNGDMFAQAHCYMDAPEASDSLPPAVTAREAIGDLPKIDARKLVRKGELKRGARRFDQLARYDGRRTVSAYADAMKHWSGFEAGDGVFDHVIRYLPRDYPIFARMQEGDQYPEAHALACRMFEEELDGLARTGVRPRPGSAAYEELKSSIVPPYDVGKFPNKWRKISRDQPVRTVMAHLSKDGYSHIHYDDDQARTISVREAARLQSFPDGFAFAGAMNEAFRQIGNAVPPLMAKAIATEMIATIRALASAHATQPERRIAALPPSAVNIGEPGVSHHLAATEKAVEA; from the coding sequence GTGACGGACTGCATTATCCGGGAAAAGATATCGAGGCTTCGGAGCGGCGCAGCGCCGCGGGTTCTCGATCTGTTTTCCGGGTGCGGCGGGCTTTCCCTCGGCTTCGGCGCGGCGGGTTTCGAGATCGCGGCCGCTGTGGAGAACAACCAAACCGCGGCCGCCTCTTACGGCGCCAATTTCCACGCAGACAATCCGCTGCACGCGGTGGCGCGCGACATCACCGAAACCACAGCCGGCCAACTCGTCCGCGAACTGAAGCTGGGCCGCACGGCGGAAGCCTTCGACGTGGTCATCGGCGGACCGCCGTGCCAGGCCTTCGCGCGTGTCGGCAGATCGAAGCTGCGCGAGATCGAGGCGCATCCCGAAGCGTTTCGCCATGATCCGCGCGCAAAGCTCTACGCGCCGTATCTCGGATGTGTAAAATCCTGCCGTCCGGTCGCAATCCTGATGGAGAACGTGCCGGACGTGATGAACTTCGGCGGGCACAATGTCCCCGAAGAAGTCTGCGAGGTTCTGGAAGACCTCGATTACGTCTGCGCCTACACGCTGCTGAACGCCGCCTTCTACGGCGTGCCGCAAACGCGCGAGCGCATGTTCCTGATCGCGTATCATCGCGAGCTTGCCGAAGCTGTGAGGTTTCCAGAACCGACGCACTGGATCGACCTCCCGTCCGGCTACGAAGGATCGCGCCAGGTCGCGCTGAAACTGCTGTCGAACGGCGATATGTTCGCGCAAGCGCACTGTTATATGGACGCGCCCGAGGCCTCGGACTCGCTGCCACCGGCGGTGACCGCGCGGGAGGCGATCGGCGACCTGCCGAAGATCGACGCGCGCAAACTGGTGCGAAAGGGCGAGCTGAAACGCGGCGCGCGACGGTTCGATCAACTGGCCAGATACGACGGCAGGCGCACCGTGTCGGCTTACGCCGATGCGATGAAGCACTGGTCCGGCTTCGAGGCGGGCGACGGGGTATTCGATCACGTCATCCGCTATCTGCCGCGCGACTATCCGATCTTCGCCCGCATGCAGGAAGGCGATCAGTACCCGGAAGCGCACGCGCTCGCGTGCAGGATGTTCGAAGAAGAACTTGACGGGCTTGCCCGCACCGGCGTCCGCCCCAGGCCGGGTTCGGCGGCATACGAAGAGCTGAAGAGCTCGATCGTTCCGCCCTACGATGTCGGCAAGTTCCCGAACAAATGGCGGAAGATTTCACGGGACCAGCCGGTGCGCACGGTCATGGCGCATCTCAGCAAGGACGGCTACAGCCATATTCACTACGACGACGACCAGGCCCGGACGATTTCGGTCCGGGAAGCGGCGCGGCTCCAGTCGTTTCCGGACGGCTTCGCGTTCGCGGGCGCGATGAACGAAGCTTTCCGTCAGATCGGAAACGCGGTCCCGCCGCTGATGGCCAAGGCGATTGCCACGGAGATGATCGCGACGATCCGGGCGTTGGCAAGCGCGCACGCGACGCAGCCGGAGCGCAGGATTGCCGCCCTGCCGCCGTCGGCGGTCAATATCGGCGAACCGGGCGTCTCTCACCATCTGGCCGCGACGGAGAAGGCCGTTGAAGCCTGA
- the vsr gene encoding DNA mismatch endonuclease Vsr — translation MSRIRGKDTRPEMLMRRGLHGRGLRYRLHGKGMPGRPDLVFPGYRAVVFVHGCFWHGHGCSLFKWPKTRAAFWKNKIGRNVERDREATAALKADGWRALVVWECALKGKQKRALSDVLDGAEAFIRHGRKVFAEIAECESIDKRAS, via the coding sequence ATGAGCCGGATCAGAGGCAAGGACACCCGGCCGGAAATGCTCATGCGGCGCGGCCTGCACGGGCGGGGCCTCCGCTACCGGCTGCACGGCAAAGGCATGCCCGGCAGACCGGACCTGGTCTTCCCCGGATATCGCGCGGTGGTCTTCGTGCACGGCTGCTTCTGGCACGGTCACGGCTGCTCGCTGTTCAAATGGCCGAAGACGCGCGCCGCGTTCTGGAAGAACAAGATCGGCCGTAATGTCGAACGCGACCGGGAAGCAACGGCTGCGCTCAAAGCCGACGGATGGCGCGCACTTGTCGTCTGGGAATGCGCCCTGAAAGGAAAGCAGAAAAGAGCGTTGTCGGATGTCCTGGACGGCGCGGAGGCGTTCATCCGGCACGGCCGAAAGGTTTTTGCCGAGATCGCGGAATGCGAGAGTATAGACAAACGGGCATCGTGA
- a CDS encoding UvrD-helicase domain-containing protein has protein sequence MTRPLRQLDGKPVVKYKKRFWPLVNGGEVYLDDIAPADARMADAAGTGETEAAPEFQVVPPAQIVWDESQRDVIDAPPEDRLLVGAGPGTGKTAVACARVSQLIDQGGLEPSRIWLISFTRTAVREIRDRIAAYLEDAAAAYAVKIATLDSHAWTIHSGFDEGAKILGAYEENIERVLELVREDENVADYLLDNVEHLVVDEAQDIVGIRADLVIEMIRRLSSSCGVSVFADEAQAIYGFADDHEVGPGEVREPPLPEKIRRGAAGAFRECELKKVHRTESPQLLTIFSDTRRKVLTAAGENGDKLTEIKDEVIRLAHGEAPNVDDAALAELEDAFILYRRRCDVLLTTSMLTQNGIPHRVRMSGLPVCLTPWIGAALSEHTDADLSRDRFMKLWAGRVRGTALATNELDEAWAHLVRIAGRTQTVVEMRLLRQRLGRKQPPAELCHAELGLRGPIVGTIHASKGREADTVHLMLSDTHGKDVDQDEEARVVFVGATRGRSRLLIGRGWRQFAGRVEASGRAYCPQIKDNRPRAQFEIGHDNDIEAEGLAGRRFFAGPAAVRAAQTRIRSFADESVSLVADSDRDAGFVYRLKEDGQGQCLAVLSQGVNADLFTVGNAIQAKLGGGRRRPPDTIRHLHVRGVRSIVLPPDAPGSETLHEPWRSSGIMLAPLVLGYSTAYFPYSRGRRGR, from the coding sequence GTGACCCGCCCGTTGCGCCAGCTCGACGGCAAGCCGGTCGTCAAATACAAGAAGCGGTTCTGGCCGCTGGTCAACGGCGGCGAAGTATATCTCGACGATATCGCGCCCGCGGATGCGCGGATGGCGGACGCGGCTGGAACCGGCGAGACGGAGGCCGCACCTGAATTCCAGGTCGTTCCCCCCGCCCAGATAGTATGGGACGAGTCACAGCGCGACGTGATCGACGCGCCGCCGGAGGACCGTCTGCTGGTCGGAGCCGGTCCGGGCACGGGCAAGACGGCGGTCGCCTGCGCACGGGTCTCGCAACTGATCGACCAAGGCGGCCTGGAACCGAGCCGCATCTGGCTGATCAGCTTCACAAGGACCGCGGTGCGCGAAATCCGGGACCGGATCGCCGCCTATCTGGAAGATGCGGCAGCGGCGTATGCGGTCAAGATCGCAACGCTGGATTCGCACGCATGGACGATCCATTCGGGTTTCGATGAAGGCGCGAAAATCCTCGGCGCCTACGAAGAGAACATCGAACGGGTGCTCGAACTCGTCCGCGAGGACGAGAATGTCGCCGATTACCTCCTCGACAACGTCGAACACCTGGTCGTCGACGAGGCGCAGGACATCGTCGGCATACGCGCCGATCTGGTTATCGAGATGATCCGCAGGCTGTCGTCGTCCTGCGGCGTATCCGTGTTCGCGGACGAGGCCCAGGCCATCTACGGGTTTGCGGACGATCACGAGGTCGGGCCGGGCGAGGTCCGTGAACCGCCGTTGCCCGAGAAAATCCGCCGCGGCGCGGCCGGGGCGTTCCGGGAATGCGAGCTGAAGAAGGTGCATCGCACGGAATCGCCGCAACTGCTGACGATATTCTCGGATACGCGGCGCAAGGTGCTGACCGCTGCGGGTGAGAACGGCGACAAGCTCACCGAAATCAAGGACGAGGTCATCAGGCTCGCGCACGGCGAAGCGCCGAATGTTGACGATGCGGCGCTGGCCGAGCTTGAGGACGCGTTCATCCTGTATCGCAGGCGCTGCGACGTACTGCTGACAACCTCGATGCTGACGCAGAACGGCATTCCGCACCGGGTGCGGATGTCGGGGCTGCCGGTGTGTCTCACGCCGTGGATCGGTGCCGCGCTGTCCGAACACACGGATGCGGATTTGAGCCGGGACCGGTTCATGAAGCTCTGGGCCGGCAGAGTGCGCGGCACCGCCCTCGCGACAAACGAGCTCGATGAAGCATGGGCGCATCTGGTTCGCATCGCGGGGCGCACGCAAACCGTCGTGGAAATGCGGCTGCTGCGGCAGCGTCTCGGGCGCAAACAGCCACCGGCGGAACTGTGCCATGCCGAACTGGGCCTCCGCGGCCCGATCGTTGGCACGATTCACGCATCGAAAGGGCGCGAAGCCGACACCGTGCACCTGATGTTATCGGACACGCACGGCAAGGATGTGGACCAGGACGAAGAAGCGCGGGTCGTGTTCGTCGGCGCGACGCGCGGACGGTCTCGGCTGCTGATCGGCCGCGGCTGGCGGCAGTTCGCCGGACGCGTAGAGGCCTCCGGGCGGGCGTATTGCCCTCAGATAAAAGACAACCGGCCGCGCGCCCAGTTCGAGATCGGCCACGACAACGACATCGAGGCCGAGGGCTTGGCGGGGCGGCGTTTCTTCGCAGGCCCCGCCGCGGTGCGCGCCGCCCAGACTCGGATTCGCAGCTTCGCAGATGAATCCGTATCGCTCGTCGCCGACAGCGATCGCGACGCCGGGTTCGTTTACCGCCTGAAGGAGGACGGACAGGGACAGTGTCTCGCCGTCCTGTCGCAGGGCGTCAACGCCGACCTGTTCACGGTCGGAAACGCCATTCAGGCGAAGCTCGGCGGCGGCCGGAGGCGGCCGCCCGACACGATCCGGCATCTGCATGTGCGCGGGGTGCGCAGCATCGTCCTGCCGCCGGATGCGCCGGGGAGCGAGACGCTGCACGAGCCGTGGCGAAGCAGCGGAATCATGCTGGCGCCGCTGGTGCTAGGATACAGCACGGCGTACTTCCCGTACTCACGCGGACGAAGAGGGCGGTGA